Genomic window (Cryptosporangium minutisporangium):
CGAGGTCGCGGAGCCGGCGGCCGGCCCGGACTCGGTCGTCATCGACGTCCACGTCGCCGGAGTGACGTTCCCGGAGGTCCTGCAGAGTCGTGGCGAGTACCAGGTGAAGCCGCCACTGCCGTTCATTCCGGGCTCCGAGGTGGCCGGCGTGATCCGGTCGGCGCCCGAGGGATCCGGCCTGGAGCCGGGGCAGCGCGTCGCGGCCTTCCCCGCTCTGGGCGGGTTCGCCGAGGTGGTGGCCACGCAGCCGGGCATGGTCTTTCCGCTGCCCGACGCCGTGTCGTTCGAGGTCGGGGCGTCGCTGCCGATGAACTACTTGACCGTGCACTTCGGTCTGGTCCGCCGCGGACAGCTCCGGTCCGGCGACACCGTGCTGGTGCACGGGGCAGCGGGCGGTATCGGCACCGCCGCGGTGCAGCTGGCGAGCGCTCTCGGCGCACGCGTGATCGCGGTGGTGTCCTCGGCCGAGAAGACCGAGGCGGCGAAGGCGGCGGGCGCCGACGAGGTGGTGCTCGCGGACGGCTTCAAGGACGCGGTGAAGGGGCTCACCGGCGGACGGGGCGTCGACATCGTCGTGGACCCCGTCGGCGGTGACCGCTTCACCGACTCGTTGCGCAGCCTCGCGCGGGAGGGGCGCCTGCTCGTCATCGGCTTCACCGGTGGGGAGATCCCGCAGGTCAAGGTCAACCGCCTGCTGCTGAACAACATCAGCGTGGTCGGCGTGGGGTGGGGCGCGTTCTGGATGCCGCAGCCGTCCTACCTGCAGGAGCAGTGGGCCGAGCTGCTGCCGCTGCTGGAGGCGGGGAAGCTCGACCCCGTCCTCGGCCGGTCGTTCCCGCTGGTGGGCGCGAGCGACGCGCTGCTCGAACTCGACGAGCGGCGGGCGACCGGCAAGGTGCTGCTCACGGTCCGCTGAGTCGCCGACGGGCTCCGGCCGCTCCCGGGGTCACCGCGGTCGCGGTGCCCCCGGGAGCGCCGAGGCTCAGTCCACGAGCGCGTCGGCGGAGAGATTGGCGACGGTTCCGGTCATGGCTCCCGCGCGATCCGAAGCCAGGAACGCGGCGGTCTCGGCGATCTCGGACAGGGTCGGCAGCCGCTTGAGGAGCGTCCCGGTGCCAGCCCGCCTTCGAGGAATTCCTGGACCGACAGTCCGGCCGCTGCCGCGGAGGGTTTGAAGAGGTCCGCGGTGTAGGAGCCCGCCGCGGGTGCATCGACGACGGCGTGCGGACGGATGTCGACGACCCGGATGTTGCTGGGTGCGAGCTCCGCGGCGAGCAGGCGCGCGAACGCCTCCTTGCCCGCCGCGCTCACGCCGTGCCCCAGGATGCCGCCGAGCGCCAGCTTGCGTGCGCCGACGGCAGCGTCACGGTCGTCGGCGATCTGTCGGCCATCGAGCGGCTGCTGCGTGCGGTCACCGACCCGTGGCCCGCCGACGACGCGGTGGAGCGCCGGGCAGAGGTGGTCGGTCCTCAGTCCTCCTAGCTCGCCGGGCGGGGGCGCACCCGCATGGGGCGAGTTCGGGCGTGCACTACGCTTCCGCCGTGCATCGGCCGCCCGACGTTCCTGGCTACCTCATCCGCGATGTCCTCGGCTCGGGTGGCTGCGCGACCGTCTATCTGGCGACCCAGGTCGTCGTCGGGCGCGACGTCGCGGTGAAGATCGACAACCGGACGCTGAGCACCGATCGGGACCGTCGCCGGTTCTACCGGGAAGTGAACGCCGCCGGTCGGCTCTCGGAGCACCCGCACGTCATCGGCTTGTACGACGCCGGCACGCTGCCGGACGGGCGTCCCTACCTCGTGATGGAGCTGTGCACCGGCGGATCGCTCGCCACCGTGCTCCGGCGGCGCGGCGGTCTGCCGCCCGACGAGGTCCACGACATGGGCGTCGGGCTCGCGGACGCGCTCGGCGCCGCCCACGGCCTCGGCGTCCTGCACCGTGACCTCAAGCCGGGGAACATCCTGGTCAACCGGTACGGCATGGTGGGTCTCGCGGACTTCGGGCTCGCGTCGATCATCACCGCCGACACTGAGCAGTCCGCGACGCTGGAGTCGCTGACACCGGCGTACGCGCCGCCCGAGGCGTTCGCGCTGGCCGAGCCGGCGCCGACCGCGGACGTCTACTCGTTCGGCGCGACGCTGTACGCGCTGCTCAACGGCCGGCCGGCACGGTTTCCGGAGACGGGATCGCCCAGTCTGGTGTCGATCGTGCGGATGCACGACGAGCCGCTCCCGCTCTTGCCGTGGGTTCCGCCGCCGTTGATGGGTATCGTCGAGCGGGCGATGGCACCGAACCCCGCGGATCGGTACCCCGACGGCGACGCGCTGCGCAGCGCGCTGACCCGGGCGTCGGTGAGCGTCCCGACCGGGCCGGGTGTCCGCACCTCTGCGGCGTCCCGGGAGTACGCCACCGGCGGCCCGGTGGCCGCGCCGCCTGCGCGGCCGTTCTCTTCGACGCCGACCGGGCAGCCGTTCTCGTCCGCGAACTCCGTCTCGGTGGGCTTCACCGGCCCGGGCAGTTCGGGTGATCTGGGCGGGACGGGTGGCCGGGGCGGTCCGGCCGGACCGCCGACCGGCGCGCCGATCACCGGCGGGGGTGGTCCGGCCGCGCCGGGTCCGGTTCCGCCGCGTCGGCGTGGTGCCCTGGTCGCCGCGGTGGCGGCGGCAGCGGCGGTCGTACTCGTCGCGTTGATCGCCGGTGTCGCGTGGACGTTCGGGCCGTGGCAGGGCGACGATCCGGACACCAACGCGCGTCCGTCCGCGTCGGAGGCCGCTGCCGACGATTCCGGCGTTCGCGTCGAGGGCGTCGACTACGGGGTCGAGACGACGACGGCGAACTGTCCGGCCGCTGCGCGCGGCGCCCGCTGCGTCGTCGAGCCGGAGTGCTGGTCGGGCATGGTGGTGATCGTCGGCCAGGTGACGATCGAGCGCCTGTCCTGTGACGACCTGCACCAGTGGGAGACGTTCGCGATCGCGCCACTTCCCCAGGACGCGTTGACGTCCAGTCAGAAGACCCTCGCCGCGCATCCGACGGTCCGCGCACTCTGCACCGACGAGTTGCTGCGGGCCTCCGTCCGTCGCCCGGCGGCCGGGGAGTGGCAAGTCGACGTGCTCCCGCCGAGCGAGCAGGCTTTCGCGGACGGCGCACGGGTGTACCGCTGCGTCGCCGCGGTGATCAACCCCGACACCGACGGCACCACCGGCAGCGCGTTCACCGCCTGAGGAGCTTTCGGCTGCGCTGTTCTGTCTCTGCTCGTATCAAATCCGTCGTTCCTCGGGCAATCCCGGACCAAGCGAGGGAGTGCCACGTTTCCGGGGATATCTGACTTATCGACCGTCTCCACGATCGGACACGACCGACCAAGGTCTCCTGGCGGGCCGGCTCGGGCGTCGGTGTCACGAACGCGTGCACCCGGCAGCGCGGCTGGCTGCCGAACGGCCAGTACAACGTGGCGCTGCTGGAGCAGTACAACGGCTCGAAGATCTGGGGCACGGTGTTCCGCCTGTCCGACAAGGCCTGCAAGCCCGGGAGCAAGACCAAGCGCACCGAGCTGTTCATCCACAGTGAAATGACCCGGCGCCACCGTCCCGCGCTACAAGCTGGTGTGGCAGGACAGTCCTGGCTTGTGGCGGTCCGTGCCGAACTTCACCAGCGTCAACGTCAAGCTCTGACCTGATCCTGTCCACCGGTGCCGGCGCCCCGCTCGGGGCATCGGCACCGCCGTACGCGAGGGCCGCCGTCGGCGGTCGTTGTGCAGCACTCTCCGCAGACGACCGCCTACTCCTCGTCGGTCTGGTTAGCCTGAAGAGATGACCGGGGAGTGGTACCGCATGACTCGCGCTGCCCAGATGGTCGCCCTCGCGGCGCTGACCGTGGTGACGTTGGCAGGATGCGGCGGCGCCGAGCCGGAGTCCGGCTCGATCGCCGACGAGGTGCCGACGACGTCGAGCGCACCACCGACACCCCCGGCGCTGCGGCCCGCCGCCAAGCGGCACGACCGCGAGGGCGCCGCGGAGTTCGCTCGCTACTGGTTCGCGCTCCTCGGCTACAGCTTCCGGACCGGTGACGCGGCGCCCCTCCGCCAGGCCAGCGACCGCGACTGCGCGGTCTGCAATCAGGCGCTCACGATCATCCGTGACGGTTACACCGGTGGCGCCTCCCTGGAGGGCGGTAGGTACACCGTCCGGGAGGCGCGTGCCCTCGAGACGTCCGGCAGCGTGGCGCTCACCGTCGTGGTGACCTACGACCGCACACCCCGGAGCCGCACGACCCCGCTGGGTGGGTCGACGAAGGAGCTGGACGGCGCCGGCTACGCCGACTGCGATCTCCGGCTGCGGTGGACCGGCTCGGCGTGGAAGGTCAACGGGGTCGACGCCACCGAGCCCGTCGTCTGATCAGTCGGCGTGCAGCGCGCCGCGGACGTCGATCGTGGACTCGACCGGCACGGGCGCCGGTGCCTGGAGCCGCACCGAGTGCAGCCGGCCGTTCCACGGGAACGGCGTCCGGTAGCGCCGGGACACCGGCAGCCCGGCGTCGTCGCCGAGACGGAGACCCGCGCCGCCGTGCTGGACGGTCGGCAGCAGCCCACCGCGGAAGGGCAGCTCGCCGACCACGGTGTCGTCACCGTGCCGCAGCTGGATCGCGCGGTCCGGCACGATGCTGACGCCGAGCGACGACCGCCCCGGGGGAACGGGCTCCGCGGCGGTGACCTCGAACAGCTCACCGGCCCGGGAGTAGCTGAACGTGAGCAGGCCGTCGACCACGAACAGCGCGAACCCGCCGTTCCAGTCGCCGATCGCTGCCAGGACGCCCGCCGGGTCCGGGCCCGCCTCGACGTCGGCAGTCAGCCGGAAGCCGCCGAGCAGGAGCGGCAGTGCCTCGTCGCTGATCGGACTCCCGCCGGGCAGGTACGTGCGGTCCTTCCCCGGGGGCCAGACCGGCCAGATCAGGCTGCCGAACCGGTCGACGAGTTTGTCGTAGAGCGGCAGCACGTGGTTGCGTTCCGCCTCCTCCGCCCAGCGCTGCTCCAGCCCGGCCACCACCTCCGGATGGTCGGAGGCGACGTCGGTGGATTCGGAGAAGTCGGTGGTGAGGTCGTAGAGCGCCCAGTGGTCCTGCGCCAGGTCCCGGCTGCCGGTGAGCAGCTGCTCCTCGTCGTGGACCCCGGTGGAGACGTGGTTCGTCGTCGCCTTCCAGGTGTCGTGGATGATCGAGCGCGAGCCGATCATCTCGAAGTACTGGGTGTCGCGCGGTGACGGTGCGGCCGGATCATGAAAGCTGTCGCGGAAGCTGGCGCCGTCGATCCGCTGCTGGGCGACCCCGTCGACGACCTCGGGCGCGGGACGGCCGATCGCGTCGAGCAGCGTCGGGAAGACGTCGTTGACGTGCACGATCGGGTCACTGACCCGGCCTGCGCCGCGGATCCCGGCGGGCCAGCGGACGACGAGCGGGGTCCGGGTCCCGCCCAGCCAGGTGTACCGCTTCCAGAGCCGGAACGGGGTGTTGCCCGCCCACGCCCAGCCCCACGAGTAGTGGGTGTAGGTCTCCGGACCGCCCCAGTCGTCGTAATGCTCCAGGTTGTCGGCGAGGGACTCCGGGATGCCCGCGGTGAAGCGGTGCTCGTTGACGCTGCCGTCGACGCCGCCCTCGGCGCTGGCCCCGTTGTCGGAGAAGAGCAGGACGATCGTGTTCTCGGCATCGCCGGTCTCGTCCAGGTGGTCGAGCAGCCGCCCGATCTGCGCGTCGGTGTGCGTCAGGAAGCCGGCGAAGACCTCCTGCTGCCGCGCGTACATCCGGCGCTGGTCGGCGTCGAGGCTCGCCCACTCCGCGACCCAGGTCGGCCGCGGGGTGAGGACCGTCCCGTCCGGTACTACACCGGAGGCGACCTGCTTGGCGAAGATCTGCCGGCGCCACTCGTCCCAGCCCTGGTCGAAGCGTCCCCGGTACGGCTCTACCCACTCCGGCGTGACGTGGTGCGGTGAGTGCATCGCGCCGAGCGCGTAGTAGAGGAAGAACGGCTTGCCCGGTGCGGCGTGCCGGTGGTCGGTCAGGAACCGGATCGCCTGGTCGGTGAGGTCCTCGGTCAGGTGGTAACCCTGCTCCGGCGTGGCCGGGGGATCGACGAACTGGTTGTCCCGGACCAGGTTCGGCGCGTAGTGGTTCGCGTCGCCGTGCAGGAACCCGTAGTAGCGCTCGAAGCCCAGCCCGAGCGGCCAGTGGCTGAACGGGCCGGCCGCCGTGCGCTCGAACCGCGGCACCAGGTGCCACTTGCCGACCGCGATCGTGCCGTAGCCGGCGTCGCGGAGGATGCGCGGCAGGGTCGCCGCCGAGCGGGGGATCCGGCCGGTGTAGCCGGGGTGGTCCAGCGGGATGTCGGTGAGGAACCCCATCCCGACCGCGTGGTGGTTGCGTCCGGTCAGGAACGACGCGCGCGACGGCGAGCACAGCGCGGTGACGTGGAAGCGGTTGTACCGCAGGCCGTCGGCGGCGAGCCGGTCGATGTGCGGCGTCGCGATGTCCGAGCCGTAGCAGCCGAGCTGGGCGAACCCGGTGTCGTCGAGCACGATCGCGATCACGTTGGGCGCACCGGCGCGCGGCCGGTCGGCCATCCGGAAGACGGGCTCTGCGGTCATGGGGGTCCTTCCGGGTTCGGCGCAGGGGGACTCGGCGCGGGCCGGGCTGATGCCGGCCCGGCTGATGCCGGCCGGGACAGGCGGCGGACGAGGAGACCGGCGACTGCGGCGAGGACCAGGATCGTCAAGCCGTAGATCGACGGGGGAATGGTCATCGCGAAGCTGTTGAGCAGGCCGGCCGCGATGCTGATCGCGATCGCCGCGTTGTGGAAGCCGATCTCCATGCAGGCCGCGACCGCGACACGATGCGGCGCGCGGGTCAGCCGGCCCGCGAGGTACCCGGTGGCGAGGCTGGCCGTGGCGAACAGGACGGCCGCGGGTAACACGGTGCCGACCGACTCCACCAGCAGGTCGAAGTAGAGGCCGAAACCCGACGCGATGAGCGCCACGAGCGCGACCACGGCGACGACGCGGAACACCGGCTCCGCGCGGGCCGCGAGGCGGGGTGCCTTCGCCCGGACCAGCATGCCCAGCGCGATCGGAACCAGGACCACGCCCATCACCGTCAACACCTCGGAGAAGTGGAGGCCGACCCCGTCGCGCCTGCCGAGGAAGTGCTGAACCGCCAGGGCGGTGACGATCGGCAGCGTGACGACCGAGAGCACCGAGTTGATCGCCGCCAGCGTGAGGTTGAATGCCACGTCGCCGCCGAACAGGTGCGAGTAGACACCCGCCATCGGTCCGCCGGGTGCGGCCGACAGCAGCATCAAGCCCATCGCCGACACCGGCGGCAGGTCCAGCACCGTGACGATCGCGAAGCAGACGACGGGCAGCGCCAGCAACTGGCACGCGAGCGCAACGGCGATCGTGCGCCGGTACTGTCCGACCCGCCGGAAGTCACCGATCGTGAGGCTCAGCCCGAGGCCGACCATCAAAATCGCGACGATGAGCAGGGCGGCTCCGGTCACCGACCGACCTCCCCACTTGCGGCAGCCGAGTTAAGACAGGTTGTCTTAGAGCTTAGGAAAAGGCAATGGGTACGAAGGAAGAGATCCTCGTCGCGGCCGAGCGGATGTTCGCCGAGCACGGGTTCGAGGTGTCTCTGCGCGAGATCGGGGCGGCGGCCGGCCAGCGCAACAACTCGGCCGTGCAGTACCACTTCGGCGACAAGGCCGGCTTGGTCCGAGCGCTGTACGAGTACCGGATGACCCCGCTCGACCGGCGCCGCCGCGAGCTCCTGGGAGCGATCGCCGCCACCGGCCGGAACGATGACCTGTCGGCGCTGGTCGACGCCTATGTGACGCCGCTCGCCGAGCACCTGCTCGCACATCGCGGCGCCAGCTGGTACGCCCGGTTCATCAGCCGGTTCGTCCTCTCCGGCCGCTACCGCGACTGGCCGTTCGCGGGAGAGCACTACGCGGGGATGCGGCAGGTGTTCGATCTGGTCGCGGTGCGCCTCCCCGAGCTCACCGACGAGCGGCTACGGGTGGCGAACCTGCACGTCGTGATCGTGCTGGCCGACCTCGAGCAGCGCCTCGACGACGAGAAGTTCGACGCCGCCGACGCTGCGGCGGCGCTCGCCGAACTCCGGGTCACGACCCGCGCGGTACTGACCGCGGTGTAGACACTCCAGTGTGGACGCCATCGACGAACTGGTCGAATGCCTCCGTCGCGGCGGTCCTGTTACGGCGCCGCGGGGCGGTCGGTCGACGCGAGGGCGTGGGCCGTGGCACCACCGTACGAGTGGACCGGGAGCCCGGAGTTACGCACGGCCGGCCGCCGCTTCGCGTCCGTGCCGGAAGCGGACGTCGAGCGGGTGGCGGCACTCGTCAACGACTGGGCGGCACCGCACGCCCCCGTGCTGCTCGGATCCGGCGCGCCGGTGGCCTACGGCCCGGTCACCGTGGAGCGCGACGCGCTGCTCATCGACGGCGAGCCGGCGCCCTGGGCCGCGGTGCGCGAGCCGGTCGGTACCGACGACACGCTGTCGCTGTTCACGACCGGCCGGAAGCCGGTGCGGCTGCGGGGGCGGGACGCTCCGCACGAACGGACGCTGCTGGAGCTCATCCGCGAGCAACGCCGAGGCGAGAGCGCTGTCGGGGTCCAGCGACCATCAACCGGTCGGCTACCACTCCGAACGGCGCATTCAGCCAGCGCATACGCTGGTCAGGTGCCACGAACTCGCCTCCGTCGGGTGGCCGTGCTCGTGCTGGAGGGGGCCAAGCCGCTCGACGTCGGCATCCCCGCGCAGGTGTTCACGACCCGGGCGAGCATGCCGTACGAGGTGCGGGTCTGCGGCGTCGCTCCGGGCCTGGTAACCGGGGGCGACGGACTGTCCTACCACGTCGCGGACGGCCTCGACGCGCTGGCGTGGGCCGACATCGTCTTCGTTCCCGGCTACCGCGTCCCGGATCGCACGGCCCCGCCGCCGGCCGTCGTCGACGCGCTGATCGCGGCCGGTGACCGGGGCGCCCGGCTCGCCGCGATCTCGACCGGTGCGTTCGCGCTGGCCGCCACCGGTCTGCTCGACGGCCGGCGCGCGACCACGCATTGGCATTACACGCGGGCCCTCGCCGCGCAGTACCCCCTCGTCCGGGTCGACGAAAACGTGCTCTTCGTCGACGAGGGCAGTGTGCTGACGTCGGCCGGTGCCGCCTCCGGCATCGACCTGTGCCTACACATCCTGCGCGCCGACCTCGGGGTGGCGGTGTCCAACCACGCCGCCCGGCGGCTCGTCGCGGCGCCCTACCGCAGCGGCGGCCAGGCGCAGTACGTCCCGCGCAGCGTGCCCGAGCCGCTCGGCGAGCAGTTCGCCGCCACCCGCGAGTGGGCGCTGCGCCACCTCGGCGAGCCACTGACCCTGGACGCGCTCGCCCGGCACGCGGCGGTGTCCCCGCGGACGTTCTCCCGGCGCTTCGTCGAGGACACCGGCTACACGCCGATGCAGTGGGTGATGCGGGCGCGTGTCGACCTCGCCCGTGAGCTGCTCGAGCGGTCGGAGCGCAGCGTCGAGCAGATCGCCGCCGACGTGGGGCTGGGCACCGGCGCGAACCTTCGGCTGCACTTCCAGCGCATCCTCGGCACCACACCGAGCGAGTACCGCCGGACCTTCTCCCGGGGCGAGTAGGGCGGCCTCGGAACGGCGGGTTTCCCGGAAGATCGTCTGTGTGGGGGCCGGTGAACTCCGCCGGTGGTGGCAACGCCTCCGGAGCGGACGCCCGGCGACCGCGGGGATGCCGCCGCCTCGGCGGTGGGCACCCGCCCGGCGCGACGCCGGTGCTCGGCACGCGCCGTGGATGACTAGCGGTCGCGGGGCTGGTTGTCGCCGTTTCCGGGTGCCGCCGAGGTGGCTGTCGCCGTTCCCGTGCCATGGTCCGGAATGCGCGACAACGACTTCCCGCGCGGCCCCGAAAGCGCGACAACCACCCGGCGTTTCACCCGGAGAGCGCGACAACGAACCGAGCCGCTGCCCGGAGAGCGCGACAACCACCCGGCGCCGCGCGAACGGTGCGCGAACCATCAGCGGCGCCGCCCGACGACTACCTGTGCCGAGCAGCCGGCCGCCCCGTTGCCACGGCCGATCGACGATGGAGGGCGTCGCGGGGTGGGTTTCCCCGAAAAGCCACTTCTGCGGGGGTGCCGAGCGGTGGGTTTCCCGAAAGACCACCTCTGTGGGGGGCGCCGAGGGGTGAGTTCCCCGAAAAGGCGTCGCCGGGCGCGGAGCACAGCGGTGGCGAGATCCTTTTGAACGGTGGCGCTCGCGCCACTGCCGCGTGCGGTCCGCGCGACCGAGGCTGGTGGGGGCACGGAAGGGAGCCACACATGACGCGCATCGCCATCAACGGATTCGGCCGCATCGGACGCAACGTGCTCCGGGCGCTGGTCGAACGGGACAGCAAGCTGGAGGTCGTCGCGATCAACGACCTCACCGAGCCGGCTGCGCTCGCCCGGCTGCTCGCCTACGACACGACGGCCGGTCGGCTCGGGCGCCCGGTCACCG
Coding sequences:
- a CDS encoding NADPH:quinone oxidoreductase family protein, whose protein sequence is MRAVHITSLAGPTALEVVEVAEPAAGPDSVVIDVHVAGVTFPEVLQSRGEYQVKPPLPFIPGSEVAGVIRSAPEGSGLEPGQRVAAFPALGGFAEVVATQPGMVFPLPDAVSFEVGASLPMNYLTVHFGLVRRGQLRSGDTVLVHGAAGGIGTAAVQLASALGARVIAVVSSAEKTEAAKAAGADEVVLADGFKDAVKGLTGGRGVDIVVDPVGGDRFTDSLRSLAREGRLLVIGFTGGEIPQVKVNRLLLNNISVVGVGWGAFWMPQPSYLQEQWAELLPLLEAGKLDPVLGRSFPLVGASDALLELDERRATGKVLLTVR
- a CDS encoding serine/threonine-protein kinase; the encoded protein is MHRPPDVPGYLIRDVLGSGGCATVYLATQVVVGRDVAVKIDNRTLSTDRDRRRFYREVNAAGRLSEHPHVIGLYDAGTLPDGRPYLVMELCTGGSLATVLRRRGGLPPDEVHDMGVGLADALGAAHGLGVLHRDLKPGNILVNRYGMVGLADFGLASIITADTEQSATLESLTPAYAPPEAFALAEPAPTADVYSFGATLYALLNGRPARFPETGSPSLVSIVRMHDEPLPLLPWVPPPLMGIVERAMAPNPADRYPDGDALRSALTRASVSVPTGPGVRTSAASREYATGGPVAAPPARPFSSTPTGQPFSSANSVSVGFTGPGSSGDLGGTGGRGGPAGPPTGAPITGGGGPAAPGPVPPRRRGALVAAVAAAAAVVLVALIAGVAWTFGPWQGDDPDTNARPSASEAAADDSGVRVEGVDYGVETTTANCPAAARGARCVVEPECWSGMVVIVGQVTIERLSCDDLHQWETFAIAPLPQDALTSSQKTLAAHPTVRALCTDELLRASVRRPAAGEWQVDVLPPSEQAFADGARVYRCVAAVINPDTDGTTGSAFTA
- a CDS encoding DUF6318 family protein; translation: MTGEWYRMTRAAQMVALAALTVVTLAGCGGAEPESGSIADEVPTTSSAPPTPPALRPAAKRHDREGAAEFARYWFALLGYSFRTGDAAPLRQASDRDCAVCNQALTIIRDGYTGGASLEGGRYTVREARALETSGSVALTVVVTYDRTPRSRTTPLGGSTKELDGAGYADCDLRLRWTGSAWKVNGVDATEPVV
- a CDS encoding arylsulfatase, with product MTAEPVFRMADRPRAGAPNVIAIVLDDTGFAQLGCYGSDIATPHIDRLAADGLRYNRFHVTALCSPSRASFLTGRNHHAVGMGFLTDIPLDHPGYTGRIPRSAATLPRILRDAGYGTIAVGKWHLVPRFERTAAGPFSHWPLGLGFERYYGFLHGDANHYAPNLVRDNQFVDPPATPEQGYHLTEDLTDQAIRFLTDHRHAAPGKPFFLYYALGAMHSPHHVTPEWVEPYRGRFDQGWDEWRRQIFAKQVASGVVPDGTVLTPRPTWVAEWASLDADQRRMYARQQEVFAGFLTHTDAQIGRLLDHLDETGDAENTIVLLFSDNGASAEGGVDGSVNEHRFTAGIPESLADNLEHYDDWGGPETYTHYSWGWAWAGNTPFRLWKRYTWLGGTRTPLVVRWPAGIRGAGRVSDPIVHVNDVFPTLLDAIGRPAPEVVDGVAQQRIDGASFRDSFHDPAAPSPRDTQYFEMIGSRSIIHDTWKATTNHVSTGVHDEEQLLTGSRDLAQDHWALYDLTTDFSESTDVASDHPEVVAGLEQRWAEEAERNHVLPLYDKLVDRFGSLIWPVWPPGKDRTYLPGGSPISDEALPLLLGGFRLTADVEAGPDPAGVLAAIGDWNGGFALFVVDGLLTFSYSRAGELFEVTAAEPVPPGRSSLGVSIVPDRAIQLRHGDDTVVGELPFRGGLLPTVQHGGAGLRLGDDAGLPVSRRYRTPFPWNGRLHSVRLQAPAPVPVESTIDVRGALHAD
- a CDS encoding bile acid:sodium symporter family protein — protein: MTGAALLIVAILMVGLGLSLTIGDFRRVGQYRRTIAVALACQLLALPVVCFAIVTVLDLPPVSAMGLMLLSAAPGGPMAGVYSHLFGGDVAFNLTLAAINSVLSVVTLPIVTALAVQHFLGRRDGVGLHFSEVLTVMGVVLVPIALGMLVRAKAPRLAARAEPVFRVVAVVALVALIASGFGLYFDLLVESVGTVLPAAVLFATASLATGYLAGRLTRAPHRVAVAACMEIGFHNAAIAISIAAGLLNSFAMTIPPSIYGLTILVLAAVAGLLVRRLSRPASAGPASARPAPSPPAPNPEGPP
- a CDS encoding helix-turn-helix domain-containing protein, which translates into the protein MGTKEEILVAAERMFAEHGFEVSLREIGAAAGQRNNSAVQYHFGDKAGLVRALYEYRMTPLDRRRRELLGAIAATGRNDDLSALVDAYVTPLAEHLLAHRGASWYARFISRFVLSGRYRDWPFAGEHYAGMRQVFDLVAVRLPELTDERLRVANLHVVIVLADLEQRLDDEKFDAADAAAALAELRVTTRAVLTAV
- a CDS encoding GlxA family transcriptional regulator; the encoded protein is MPRTRLRRVAVLVLEGAKPLDVGIPAQVFTTRASMPYEVRVCGVAPGLVTGGDGLSYHVADGLDALAWADIVFVPGYRVPDRTAPPPAVVDALIAAGDRGARLAAISTGAFALAATGLLDGRRATTHWHYTRALAAQYPLVRVDENVLFVDEGSVLTSAGAASGIDLCLHILRADLGVAVSNHAARRLVAAPYRSGGQAQYVPRSVPEPLGEQFAATREWALRHLGEPLTLDALARHAAVSPRTFSRRFVEDTGYTPMQWVMRARVDLARELLERSERSVEQIAADVGLGTGANLRLHFQRILGTTPSEYRRTFSRGE